Proteins from a genomic interval of Musa acuminata AAA Group cultivar baxijiao chromosome BXJ1-9, Cavendish_Baxijiao_AAA, whole genome shotgun sequence:
- the LOC103998148 gene encoding uncharacterized protein LOC103998148 — protein MVPVNTKSSSTQRTSSFLAHSTNRSVCFLAITFITLLLLLFLLQIETLKSSLSSSSFSWPSFQLHMDESPCHDATAELNRTRSILRDLVTFLPLKDVRVSENPRSGRTWFMSSMNDTFEADDDAQHLYFPSQASNGRLLCLSARDVSDGAKNSYALAWREALPRDATLLPGLTFISDTYYDHGNLWHGISAITPFVSWYQRKQCAAPDRWVLFHRGELRTRMGGWVQAVAEAAIGEVRIEDFKEYGDRPSCFEQAAVFRYEGAMKKTRKRQVYDMMRCKARSRCGVTAEAVGSKAAVRMTLLLRPGSRSFKNESAVIRIFERECEKVDGCTVKVAWSNKMTFCDQVKLMSETDVVASPHGAQLANLFLMDRNSSIMEFYPRGWRERAGAGQYVFRWMADGAGMRHRGSWWDPQGEECESTDKTPCIPLYKNRQIGHDEVYFAGWAAKVLAEAKEHKLKEASYGSRSSEVGSTPCPCS, from the exons ATGGTCCCCGTCAACACCAAGTCCTCCTCCACCCAGAGAACCTCCTCCTTCCTTGCTCACTCCACAAACCGCTCCGTATGCTTCCTCGCCATCACCTTCatcaccctcctcctcctcctcttcctcctccagatCGAAACCCTCAAGTCCTccctttcctcctcttccttctcctggcCTTCCTTCCAGTTGCACATGGACGAGTCCCCATGTCATGATGCCACGGCGGAGCTCAACCGCACTCGTTCCATACTCCGCGACTTGGTCACCTTCCTCCCACTCAAGGATGTAAGGGTCTCCGAGAATCCGAGATCAGGCCGCACTTGGTTCATGAGCTCCATGAATGATACATTCGAGGCCGACGACGACGCCCAGCACCTTTACTTCCCGTCGCAGGCGTCAAACGGGCGGCTGCTATGCCTCTCGGCCCGCGACGTTTCCGATGGAGCCAAGAACTCGTATGCATTAGCATGGCGCGAGGCACTCCCACGCGACGCCACGCTCCTTCCCGGACTAACCTTCATCTCCGACACCTACTACGATCACGGCAACCTGTGGCATGGGATATCGGCCATCACGCCATTCGTGTCGTGGTACCAGCGGAAGCAGTGCGCGGCTCCCGACCGCTGGGTGCTGTTCCACCGGGGCGAGCTCAGGACTCGAATGGGCGGATGGGTGCAGGCCGTGGCGGAGGCGGCGATCGGAGAGGTGAGGATCGAGGACTTCAAGGAGTACGGCGACAGACCGTCCTGTTTCGAGCAGGCGGCGGTGTTCAGATACGAGGGGGCGATGAAGAAGACGAGGAAGCGCCAGGTGTACGACATGATGCGGTGCAAGGCCAGATCTCGCTGCGGCGTCACGGCAGAAGCCGTGGGTTCCAAGGCCGCCGTTCGCATGACGTTACTGCTTCGACCGGGGTCGAGGTCGTTCAAGAACGAGTCGGCGGTGATCCGTATCTTCGAGAGGGAGTGCGAGAAGGTGGATGGGTGCACCGTCAAGGTCGCATGGAGCAACAAAATGACGTTCTGCGATCAG GTGAAGCTAATGAGCGAGACGGACGTCGTGGCTTCTCCCCACGGAGCGCAGCTGGCGAACTTGTTTCTGATGGACAGGAACAGCAGCATCATGGAGTTCTACCCCAGGGGGTGGCGGGAACGCGCCGGAGCGGGGCAGTACGTCTTCCGTTGGATGGCCGACGGGGCCGGGATGCGGCACAGGGGATCGTGGTGGGATCCCCAAGGCGAGGAATGCGAGAGTACCGATAAGACCCCCTGCATCCCCTTGTACAAGAACAGACAGATTGGGCACGATGAGGTCTACTTCGCCGGCTGGGCCGCTAAAGTTCTGGCTGAGGCGAAGGAGCACAAGTTGAAGGAGGCATCCTACGGCAGCAGAAGCTCGGAGGTCGGATCGACTCCCTGTCCCTGTAGTTAA
- the LOC135593132 gene encoding GLABRA2 expression modulator-like has translation MDPAVDDAAKPRSDGGGRSPDIGPPPSPSDSVRSLPSDPPPVVEKSVTWSSDLTREAPSSAAGYGHGGASPVPTGHNPYIASSPTVTDNQNAVETVKNMLSSWGKKVWETAKKAEDLSRNTWQHLKTSPSFTDAAMGRIAQGTKVIAEGGYEKIFRQTFDSFPDEQLRNSYACYLSTSAGPIMGILYLSSAKLAFCGDNPLPYKVGDRTEWSYYKVVIPLHQLRAANPSINSANSAEKYIQIVSADNHEFWFMGFLSYDTAVTHLQEVLHDINKSQS, from the exons ATGGATCCGGCCGTTGATGATGCCGCCAAGCCTCGATCCGACGGTGGTGGAAGATCGCCCGACATCGGTCCTCCTCCGTCTCCGTCCGACTCCGTCCGATCTCTGCCGTCCGATCCTCCGCCGGTGGTGGAAAAGTCCGTCACTTGGAGCAGCGATCTGACGAGGGAGGCCCCTTCCTCCGCAGCCGGATACGGCCATGGCGGCGCCTCCCCGGTGCCGACCGGTCACAACCCGTACATCGCTTCCTCACCCACGGTTACCGACAACCAAA ATGCGGTGGAAACGGTCAAAAACATGCTTAGCAGTTGGGGGAAGAAAGTCTGGGAGACGGCAAAGAAGGCCGAGGATCTGTCAAGAAACACATGGCAACACT TGAAAACAAGCCCTAGCTTTACCGATGCCGCTATGGGTAGAATTGCTCAAGGTACCAAAGTTATAGCAGAAGGTGGTTATGAGAAGATTTTTCGGCAAACTTTTGATTCATTTCCTGATGAGCAACTGAGAAACTCTTATGCCTGCTATCTGTCAACATCAGCTGGTCCTATTATGGGAATTCTGTACCTCTCTTCTGCAAAACTTGCATTTTGTGGTGATAACCCTCTTCCTTATAAAGTTGGAGATCGAACTGAGTGGAGCTATTATAAG GTTGTTATACCCTTGCATCAGCTGAGAGCAGCTAATCCTTCAATAAACAGTGCAAATTCTGCAGAAAAATACATTCAGATCGTCTCAGCTGACAATCATGAGTTTTGGTTCATGGGATTTCTTAGTTACGACACCGCTGTGACGCATCTGCAGGAAGTTTTGCATGATATAAACAAATCACAATCATAA
- the LOC103997976 gene encoding cyclin-D4-1 has product MAPSFDCAASILLCAEDNSSVLGFDDDVDGEEDGRGFGWVSGVKSPHFYGDFLMDFPVLSDERLGSLVERETEYMPREDYAERLRSGALDLAIRTDAIDWILKVHAHYSFGPLSAYLAVNYLDRFLSGYELPQGKAWMTQLLSVACLSLAAKMEETEVPLSLDLQVGDAKYVFEAKTIQRMELLVLSTLKWRMQAVTPFSYVDFFLHKFNGGSPPSKILVSRSVELILSMARGTDLLVFRPSEVAVAIALSALRETQVVEVEKALSCCIHVVQEGVLRCFEVIQDLMAVRSRPRKIAISSVSSLPQSPIGVLDAACLSYNSDDTTAGSHATCGGDSPASKRRKLSSSSIS; this is encoded by the exons ATGGCTCCAAGCTTTGACTGTGCTGCCTCCATCCTCCTCTGCGCCGAGGACAACAGTAGCGTCCTGGGTTTTGACGATGATGTTGATGGGGAGGAGGATGGGCGTGGGTTTGGTTGGGTTTCTGGGGTGAAAAGTCCCCATTTTTACGGGGATTTCCTCATGGACTTTCCCGTTCTCTCGGATGAGCGCTTGGGGTCGCTGGTTGAGCGAGAAACGGAGTATATGCCGAGGGAGGACTATGCCGAGAGGCTGCGGTCCGGGGCTCTAGACTTGGCTATCAGGACAGATGCCATCGATTGGATCTTGAAG GTTCATGCCCATTACAGCTTTGGTCCGCTCAGTGCATATTTAGCAGTAAATTACTTGGATCGGTTCCTCTCTGGCTATGAGCTTCCT CAAGGAAAGGCTTGGATGACACAACTATTATCTGTGGCCTGCTTATCTTTGGCTGCCAAAATGGAGGAAACCGAAGTCCCTCTATCTCTGGACTTACAA GTAGGCGATGCAAAATATGTATTTGAAGCAAAGACTATACAAAGAATGGAGCTTCTGGTGCTTAGCACCCTCAAATGGAGGATGCAAGCAGTGACTCCCTTCTCTTACGTAGATTTCTTCCTTCATAAGTTCAATGGTGGTAGTCCCCCAAGCAAGATATTGGTGTCTCGGTCCGTGGAACTCATCTTAAGCATGGCTAGAG GGACCGATTTGTTAGTATTCAGACCATCCGAAGTTGCTGTGGCCATTGCGCTGTCAGCTTTGAGGGAAACTCAGGTTGTAGAAGTCGAGAAGGCTTTGTCATGCTGTATCCATGTTGTGCAG GAAGGTGTCTTGAGGTGTTTTGAGGTGATCCAAGACTTGATGGCAGTGAGGTCTAGGCCACGCAAAATTGCTATTTCATCAGTTTCCTCTCTACCACAAAGCCCAATTGGGGTGTTGGATGCAGCATGCCTAAGCTATAACAGTGATGATACAACTGCTGGATCTCATGCAACATGTGGAGGTGATTCTCCAGCTAGTAAAAGGAGGAAATTAAGCAGCTCATCAATCTCATGA